The Paenibacillus polymyxa M1 DNA segment TAGCCGTGAATGCATTCAGGAAATGGATTTACAGTGGTCCTGGATTAAACCTTAAATGTATGAAGATTTGTATCCATTATTGATCATAAGCTTCCCGCCACCTGCATAGGTATGTATTGGGGAACAAGCGTCATAATCCGGGGAGAGGGGAAACGGCCGAAGGAGTATCTCATATGGGATGGAGGCGATTGGAATGAGTAACGATACACTCATCCAGCTGCTGGTGCTCATGGTGACGATCATCGGTCTGGTCCAAAACCGGTAACTGACAGGTTCCAGAAGGCGGGGGAATTGCCGTAGGCAATCTTCCGTTTTTTTTGCATTAAAAAGCTCGCAGATTCAGGAAGCTTGCGGTACAATAGATGCTGGGCACAGGTGACAAGACACCTGAATATACGTCTACATACGATGCATTTTTAAGGGAGAGCGAATCATGAGTGAATTAACTTCATTACCCCCAGCTAAAAAAAGAAAATTGCTATTTAGCGCAGGCCTTAGCTGGCTGTTTGATGCTATGGATGTGGGACTGCTTTCATTTATAGTGGCAGCTTTGGCTAAGGAGTGGCATCTCGGATCAGAGCAGATTGGTCTGCTGACTGCGATGAATTCAATAGGAATGGTGTTTGGAGCCGCCTTGGCAGGGATTTTGGCAGATCGTTACGGTAGACGCGCTATTTTAGTGTGGACCCTGCTGATTTTTTCCGTAGCCAGTGGCTTGTCAGCTTTGGCGACAGGTCTCGGAATGCTGCTGGTGCTGCGTTTTATTGCTGGTGCAGGCTTGGGCGGGGAATTGCCTGTTGCTTCGACGCTGGTGTCAGAATCAGTGCCTGTAAAAGAACGAGGAAGAGCAGTTGTGCTGCTGGAAAGCTTTTGGGCGGCAGGCTGGATTCTTTCGGCTCTTATTGCTTATTTTGTTATTCCGAAATACGGTTGGCAAATGGCATTTATTCTCGGCGCAGTACCTGCGCTGTACGCTCTTTATCTGCGCAGAGCTATTGATGATTCACCGCGTTATAAGCAGCAAAGCGTCAAACTTCCGCTGCGTGCACGATTGGCTTCGATTTGGTCGGGACCCCATCGCAAGTCTACGCTAATGCTGTGGATTTTATGGTTTACAGTTGTATTTTCATATTATGGCATGTTCCTGTGGTTGCCAAGCATGATGTTTATGAAGGGATTTGAACTGGTTAAAAGCTTTGAGTATGTCCTAATCATGACACTTGCACAATTACCAGGTTATTTTACCGCTGCCTATCTGATTGAAAAGCTGGGTCGCAAATTTGTACTGATCATCTACTTGTTGCTCACGGCAGTGTCCGCTATTTGGTTTGGAACATCGGAAACGGCAGGGATGTTGTTGGCTGCTGGTATCTGCTTGTCCTTCTTTAATCTCGGTGCATGGGGAGCCATGTATGCTTATACCCCGGAGCTGTACCCAACGTCTGCTCGTTCTACCGGTGTGGGTATGGCAGCTGCATTTGGTCGTATTGGCGGTGTGATCGGGCCTTTTGTGGTAGGTATACTCGTAGGACAAGGCATAGCGTTACCATCTATCTTTGCGATTTTTTTCGTAGCGATCCTGATCGGAGCAGCTGCTGTATGGTTGCTGGGTACCGAAACTAAAAATCAGGAGATTGACTAACCTTTACATTCACCTGTGTAAAGATTCATAATACAAGAGAGAGGAGTGACCTGAAATGGAGCATACCTTTCTGCTCAAGGCAGACTGGAACGGGGGACGCAATAGCGATGGGCGTATTGAGGCCGGACAGTTGCGGACTGCGATTTCAATTCCGGCTGAAATGGGAGGCCCTGGTGTGGGCACCAATCCCGATGAAATGCTGCTCGGTGCCGCTGCTACCTGCTATCTGATTACTTTGGCGGCGATGATGGAGCGTGCCAGTCTCCCGGTGGTATCATTGGCACTGGAATCCGAAGGGATTGTCGATGTAACGAACAACATTTTTACATATCGCCGAATCGTGCATCGTCCGCGAGTTCTATTGTCCGTCGATGCAACAGAATCGCAAATCGAACAAGCATTGCGCCTTGCAGAGCAGGCTGAAACCTCATGCATGATCTCGCGTGCCGTAGCAGGAAATGTAGCATTGTCTACAGAACCTGTGGTGAAGCGCGCCTCTTAAAGTAGTATCTGTAACAGGAGCAATCATTCCAATTGCCCGTCATTTTTTTAATCCAAGGAGGACACAACCATGACAGCACAACAAAAATTGCTCGTATTCGCAGGCTCTTACGCCGAATTGGAAGGTAACGGAGTTTATTCGTATACTTTTAATGAACAGACAGGAGCCCTGACACTACAGGATGAGTTCTCCGGCTTGAAAAATCCTACATTTCTAAATGTAGACGTTAAAAATCGGAAGCTGTATTCCATTGGCGAGACGACTTCCGCTGCAGGAGCGAAGGTAGGCGAAGCCTCTGCTTTTGAAATTGACCCGGTTAAAGGCACATTTACTTTGCTGAATCGCGCGGAAAACGTAGGCTCCACAACATGCCACATTCAACGTGATCCATCCGATCGTTACCTGATTGTAGTCAGCTACCACGGAGGTATGGTAGGACTGATATCTCTGACTGAGGACGGGCGTATCGGTGAATTGCTGGATGTAAAACAGCACGAGGGCAAAGGAGCGCATCCTGAGCGTCAGGATCGTCCACATCCACATTCCAGTTTCTTTAGCCCGGACGGCCGCTTCCTGTTCGTACAAGATCTTGGACTGGATCTGATCCGTATTTATACCATTGATGACAGCAAAGGGCAACTGGTGCTGCACGGTGAAACGAAAACCCATGCAGGTGCAGGCCCACGTCACTTGACGTTCCACCCGAACGGTAAATTTGCTTTTGTTATTAATGAAGTGGATTCTTCCATTACTTCTTTCGCATATGATGCAGAAGCTGGCAAGCTTACTGAGCTTGAGAGCGTACCGACATTGCCGTCTGACTTTACTGGCGAAAACACAACTGCAGAAATTGCGATTTCACAGGATGGCGCTTATCTGTACGGTTCCAACCGTGGACATGATAGCATCGTGGTGTACGCTGTAGATGGAGCCACTGGCAAGTTGAGCTTGGTTGAGCATGTATCTGCCGAAGGCGAGCATCCGCGTCATTTTGCTTTGACACCTAATGGTGACTATATGCTCGTGGCTAACCGCGACACCAACAATATTGTTACCTTCAAAGTGGACAAAGCAAGCGGTCGCTTGACCTACACTGGACAACAAGTAACTGTGTCCAAACCAGTATGCGTGCAGCCTTTTTACTTTTCCGTGTCAAAATAGGGCAACTTCTATATCATGCGGAGTGCTAAAGTGACGGTATGCGGCTTGTGTTCACTACGAGAACGGATTATTCTTCCGGTCGCTGTTGCCCCGGATTTCTTGGTTGTATGTTCAAGGGTATAAATCCGGGGCAAAGGCGAACGCTCCGCTTCTTCAGACAATACCGTCCTCTCCGCTGCTTTATTTCTTTTGGCAACCACTTGTTTATACAGAAAAAATGAATTTGCATATGTTGATGGTTTCGGTGAATTAACTAGGCATAAAAATTTATTAGTAGAAACGGCTCGTAGGATAACCTACAGCCGTTTTTATTTTAGCGCTTAGTCACTTCTAAGAAAGGTCATTGCTTACAAAATTATTCTGAAGTTTTAAGATCACAAATAAGATACGAATAATTTCGGTAAGAAAAGGGTACATATGTTATAAGCAGAACAGTTATCCCATTTGTAAATTTAGGACAGGCACTGTGACTCCATATAGAAGTTGGGTATTTTTATAAAAATTTACATTTTAGCTGAGCATCGGTACTAGTTTGCTAGATGGTTGTTGTTTTGAGACAAACTTATGAAAAATGAGGATGACAAGGATAAGCTGAGTACGAAGCGGACAGATGGGTTTGGAGCAGCGATCGGAGAAACCATCTATTTGCGCAGTGGGCTACACACATTGCACGTATTCTAAAAAGAGAGAGGGATTCAAATGAAAATAATCATTACACAAAAGGAAGCCGCCGACAAAGGAATCTGGACAGAGATTATGGGGATGTTTGCTGTAACCAAAGAGGATGAGGTATGGCAAAATGAAGAGTTTATTCTCACTGAGGAACAGGCACGTCAGGTGGGATTACTAAAATAACAAAGGTAAATAGGACATGTCATCAAGTTTTAAGACCAAGTCTTAAAAAATCGTAACTTATTTTTTATGTATCTGATACACTTTTTAACCGTTCAAAGTTTATGATAGGTACACAAGGGTAATGAAGCTTACAGACACCGTGTACATACCCAAACGGCAAGGAGAGATCAGACATGATGAAATTAGCTTCGAAATGGACCGTATTAACTTTGATGATGATGCTGATTACGACGGCAGGGGCAACAGCACAAGGCTACACACCTGTTGCAGATGCTGAAAATCAGGAGACCGTATATATAAACGAAATGGACATTCG contains these protein-coding regions:
- a CDS encoding MFS transporter — translated: MSELTSLPPAKKRKLLFSAGLSWLFDAMDVGLLSFIVAALAKEWHLGSEQIGLLTAMNSIGMVFGAALAGILADRYGRRAILVWTLLIFSVASGLSALATGLGMLLVLRFIAGAGLGGELPVASTLVSESVPVKERGRAVVLLESFWAAGWILSALIAYFVIPKYGWQMAFILGAVPALYALYLRRAIDDSPRYKQQSVKLPLRARLASIWSGPHRKSTLMLWILWFTVVFSYYGMFLWLPSMMFMKGFELVKSFEYVLIMTLAQLPGYFTAAYLIEKLGRKFVLIIYLLLTAVSAIWFGTSETAGMLLAAGICLSFFNLGAWGAMYAYTPELYPTSARSTGVGMAAAFGRIGGVIGPFVVGILVGQGIALPSIFAIFFVAILIGAAAVWLLGTETKNQEID
- a CDS encoding OsmC family protein, with the protein product MEHTFLLKADWNGGRNSDGRIEAGQLRTAISIPAEMGGPGVGTNPDEMLLGAAATCYLITLAAMMERASLPVVSLALESEGIVDVTNNIFTYRRIVHRPRVLLSVDATESQIEQALRLAEQAETSCMISRAVAGNVALSTEPVVKRAS
- a CDS encoding lactonase family protein, with the translated sequence MTAQQKLLVFAGSYAELEGNGVYSYTFNEQTGALTLQDEFSGLKNPTFLNVDVKNRKLYSIGETTSAAGAKVGEASAFEIDPVKGTFTLLNRAENVGSTTCHIQRDPSDRYLIVVSYHGGMVGLISLTEDGRIGELLDVKQHEGKGAHPERQDRPHPHSSFFSPDGRFLFVQDLGLDLIRIYTIDDSKGQLVLHGETKTHAGAGPRHLTFHPNGKFAFVINEVDSSITSFAYDAEAGKLTELESVPTLPSDFTGENTTAEIAISQDGAYLYGSNRGHDSIVVYAVDGATGKLSLVEHVSAEGEHPRHFALTPNGDYMLVANRDTNNIVTFKVDKASGRLTYTGQQVTVSKPVCVQPFYFSVSK